The Panicum virgatum strain AP13 chromosome 5K, P.virgatum_v5, whole genome shotgun sequence genome has a window encoding:
- the LOC120709367 gene encoding uncharacterized protein LOC120709367 → MAKLPVVARSAIRKPNESMRLIVVTIVGVVFGFFIGISFPTVSITKLHFPSSIVSYIEDKNSGLSAQAILNHAWTAARNARGNGSQPNTNDTLKIYVPTNPRGAESLAPGIVVPESDFHQHRLWGNPDEDLPFKPKYLVTFTVGISQKENINRAVKKFSRDFAILLFHYDGRVSEWDEFEWSKRAIHVSVRKQAKWWYAKRFLHPDIVAAYEYIFIWDEDLGVDHFNGDEYIKLVKKYQLEISQPGLEPDKGLTWQMTKRRGDRQVHMVTEEREGWCSDPHVPPCAGFVEIMAPVFSRDAWRCVWHMIQNDLIHGWGLDFALRKCVEPAHEKIGVVDSQWIVHQVVPSLGNQGQSENGRAPWEGVRERCRKEWGIFQTRMAEAEKAYYEMMGVTPPNVTFVS, encoded by the exons ATGGCTAAACTCCCAGTTGTTGCACGCAG TGCAATTAGGAAACCTAACGAAAGCATGAGGCTTATCGTAGTAACAATCGTCGGTGTGGTCTTTGGTTTCTTTATCGGAATCTCGTTCCCAACAGTTAGCATAACAAAG CTTCATTTTCCATCTAGCATTGTTTCTTATATAGAGGACAAGAACTCGGGCCTGTCAGCTCAAGCCATACTCAATCATGCTTGGACTGCGGCCAGGAATGCAAGGGGAAATGGCTCTCAACCAAACACAAATGATACCTTGAAG ATTTATGTACCAACAAACCCCAGGGGTGCAGAGAGCCTAGCACCTGGTATTGTTGTACCAGAGTCTGATTTTCATCAGCATAGGTTATGGGGAAACCCAGATGAG GACCTACCCTTCAAGCCGAAGTACCTTGTTACTTTTACTGTCGGCATTTCACAGAAAGAGAACATAAATAGGGCTGTCAAGAAG TTTTCGAGAGATTTTGCTATCCTGTTGTTTCACTATGATGGCCGGGTGAGTGAATGGGATGAATTTGAATGGTCAAAGCGAGCTATCCATGTAAGCGTCCGGAAACAAGCAAAATG GTGGTATGCTAAAAGATTCTTGCATCCTGATATCGTGGCAGCCTATGAGTATATATTTATCTGGGATGAGGACCTTGGAGTAGATCATTTTAATGGTGACGA GTACATTAAACTTGTCAAGAAATATCAACTAGAAATCTCACAACCTGGTTTAGAGCCAGATAAGGGATTGACATGGCAGATGACCAAAAGAAGAGGGGACCGTCAGGTTCACAT GGTTacagaggagagagaagggTGGTGCTCAGATCCTCACGTCCCCCCGTGTGCTGG GTTTGTTGAAATTATGGCTCCAGTTTTCTCCAGAGATGCATGGAGATGTGTGTGGCATATGATTCAG AATGACTTAATTCATGGATGGGGTCTCGATTTTGCTCTCCGAAAATGTGTGGAG CCTGCTCATGAGAAAATCGGTGTTGTTGATTCCCAATGGATCGTGCACCAAGTGGTTCCTTCTCTCGGGAACCAG GGGCAGTCGGAGAATGGGAGGGCACCATGGGAAGGG GTAAGAGAGCGTTGCCGAAAAGAATGGGGAATTTTCCAGACAAGAATGGCTGAGGCGGAGAAAGCGTATTACGAGATGATGGGTGTAACTCCCCCAAACGTAACATTCGTCTCATAG
- the LOC120709371 gene encoding cytochrome b5-like, with protein MSSSSKVFTLEEVAKHNTKDDCWLIIAGKVYNVTKFLEDHPGGDDVLLSSTAKDATDDFEDVGHSTTARAMMDEYLVGEIDATTIPTKVKYTPPKQPHYNQDKTPEFIIKILQFLVPLAILGLAVAVRIYTKSESS; from the exons ATGTCGTCGTCGTCCAAGGTCTTCACCCTCGAGGAGGTCGCCAAGCACAACACCAAGGACGACTGCTGGCTCATCATCGCCGGCAAG GTGTATAATGTGACCAAGTTTCTTGAGGATCACCCTGGAGGTGATGATGTTCTGTTGTCTTCCACTG CCAAGGATGCTACTGATGACTTCGAAGATGTGGGCCACAGCACCACTGCTCGTGCGATGATGGACGAGTACTTAGTCGGCGAAATTGATGCAACTACAATACCCACTAAGGTGAAGTACACGCCCCCGAAGCAGCCGCACTACAACCAGGATAAGACCCCTGAGTTCATCATCAAGATTCTCCAGTTTTTGGTCCCCTTGGCGATATTGGGCTTGGCTGTCGCCGTAAGGATCTACACCAAGTCGGAATCCTCCTAA
- the LOC120709368 gene encoding glycerol-3-phosphate dehydrogenase [NAD(+)]-like — protein sequence MDNGHAKYRVAVIGSGNWGSVASRLIASNTAKLPSFYDEVRMWVFEEILPTGKKLSESINEENENCKYLPGIKLGPNVIADPDLESAVKDANMLVFVTPHQFVEGICKKLVGKLRPGAEAISLIKGMEVKMEGPCMISKLIADTLGINCCVLMGANIANEIAVEKFSEATIGYRKDKEVANRWAKLFTTPYFLVSVAEDIEGVELCGTLKNIVAIAAGLVDGLDMGNNTKAAIMRIGLREMRAFSKLLFPSVRDNTFFESCGVADLITTCLGGRNRRVAEAFARNGGQRSFDELEAEMLHGQKLQGVSTAREVYEVLTYRGWQELFPLLSTVHEICIGQLPPTSIVEYSEHTPNLSLIGGPTPFYRA from the exons ATGGACAACGGGCACGCCAAATACCGGGTGGCGGTCATTGGCAGCGGCAACTGGGGCAGCGTCGCCTCTCGCCTCATCGCCTCCAACACCGCCAAGTTGCCCTCTTTCTATG ATGAGGTAAGGATGTGGGTGTTTGAGGAGATACTGCCAACAGGCAAGAAGCTATCTGAGTCCATTAACGAAGAAAAT GAGAACTGCAAATATTTGCCAGGTATAAAGCTTGGACCAAATGTTATTGCTGATCCCGACTTGGAGAGTGCAG TCAAAGATGCGAACATGCTGGTTTTTGTGACTCCCCATCAATTTGTGGAGGGTATATGTAAGAAGCTCGTGGGGAAGCTAAGGCCAGGAGCTGAAGCTATCTCCCTCATCAAGGGTATGGAGGTCAAGATGGAAGGGCCGTGCATGATATCTAAGTTAATTGCAGATACACTTGGAATCAATTGCTGTGTCCTCATGGGGGCAAACATTGCAAATGAG ATTGCTGTTGAGAAGTTCAGTGAAGCAACAATTGGATATAGGAAAGATAAGGAAGTGGCAAACCGATGGGCTAAACTTTTTACCACACCTTACTTCCTAGTTTCTGTT GCAGAAGATATTGAAGGAGTTGAGCTGTGTGGGACTCTCAAAAATATTGTGGCTATTGCAGCAG GCCTTGTTGATGGCTTGGATATGGGAAACAATACAAAG GCGGCAATTATGAGGATTGGTTTGCGGGAAATGCGTGCATTCTCTAAGCTTCTGTTTCCTTCAGTCAGAGATAACACATTCTTTGAGAGCTGCGGTGTGGCTGACCTAATAACTACATGCC TTGGCGGAAGAAACAGAAGAGTGGCTGAGGCCTTTGCGAGAAATGGTGGCCAAAG GTCTTTTGATGAGCTAGAGGCAGAGATGTTGCATGGCCAGAAACTCCAG GGAGTGTCCACAGCAAGAGAAGTTTATGAAGTCTTAACTTATCGAGGGTGGCAGGAGCTGTTTCCTCTGTTATCAACAGTGCATGAGATTTGTATTGGACAATTGCCTCCTACATCAATAGTTGAATATAGTGAGCACACGCCCAACCTCTCGCTCATTGGTGGTCCTACTCCATTCTACCGAGCTTGA
- the LOC120709373 gene encoding transcription factor PCL1-like: MGEEAADDYDLELLGGADCERVMEWETGLPGADELTPLSQPLVPPGLAAAFRIPPEPGRTLLDVQRASAATVSRLRRASSSSSSGSFQPYFLSGAGAEGGAAAAAAEATNNSSKRPRLVWTPQLHKRFVDVVAHLGIKNAVPKTIMQLMNVEGLTRENVASHLQKYRLYVKRMQGLSNEGPSASDHIFASTPVPHSLVHEPQAQVPAPAPPMWVTVGMLTGSNSGSGAAAGYGGYGYGYGYQQQQLASHHHHRAGDK, encoded by the coding sequence atgggagaggaggcggcggacgaCTACGACCTGGAGCTGCTGGGCGGCGCCGATTGCGAGCGGGTGATGGAGTGGGAGACTGGCCTCCCCGGCGCCGACGAGCTGACCCCGCTTTCCCAGCCGCTGGTCCCGCCGGGCCTGGCCGCCGCCTTCCGCATCCCGCCGGAGCCCGGGCGGACGCTGCTGGACGTGCAGCGCGCGTCGGCGGCCACGGTGTCGCGGCTGCGGCGCGCGTCGTCGTCTTCATCGTCGGGGTCCTTCCAGCCATACTTCCTGTCTGGAGCAGGAGCagaaggaggagcagcagcagcagccgccgaggCGACCAACAACTCGTCGAAGCGCCCCCGTCTGGTGTGGACACCGCAGCTGCACAAGCGGTTCGTGGACGTGGTGGCGCACCTGGGGATCAAGAACGCGGTGCCCAAGACCATCATGCAGCTGATGAACGTGGAAGGGCTCACCCGGGAGAACGTGGCGAGCCACCTGCAGAAGTACCGGCTGTACGTGAAGCGGATGCAGGGGCTCTCCAACGAGGGGCCCTCCGCCTCCGACCACATCTTCGCCTCCACGCCCGTGCCGCACAGCCTCGTCCACGAGCCGCAGGCGcaggtgccggcgccggcgccgcccatgTGGGTCACCGTCGGCATGCTGACCGGCAGcaacagcggcagcggcgcagcagcGGGATACGGAggatacggatacggatacggataccagcagcagcagctggcgtcccaccaccaccaccgcgccgGCGACAAATGA